GAAGCAGGACCTCATCCTTACCGTCACGCTCCTTGATAAGCACATCCACACGCTCGTTACGGGCCGTGTTCATGGTCTTACCCACATAGTCGGCGTGTATTGGCAGTTCCCGGTGCCCGCGATCCACAAGCACCAGCAGTTCAACGCACTTGGGTCTGCCGAAATCAAGAATTCCCTCAAGGGCAGCCCGAATGGTGCGCCCCGTGAAAAGAACGTCATCAACCAGCAGAATAATCTTGCCGTCAATATCACCGGGCAATTCTGTCCTGTTGATCATGGGCTGCGACTCAAGGCTGGTCCAGTCGTCGCGGTACAGGTTTATATCCAGAGCGCCGAGCGGCACATCACATTTGAGCCTTTCCGAGAGAATGGCACGCAGGCGGGCGGCAAGGTCAACGCCGCGTCGCTGGATTCCAACGAGGCAAAGATCGACGCACTCTCCATGACGTTCCAACACCTGATAGGCCAGCCGCTCCAGTGTGCGGCGCATTTCCTCTTCCGACAGAATCATCACATCATCAGACATGGTGCTCCAACCTTGCGTGTTCACATTTATCACATCGGGCTCACTCAGCGGGAGCGAGCGCCAGCTCAACCTGCATCATCCCGATTATCATCTCTTATAGACAGATGCCTCCCACAACGCAATGCCCATGCCGACACCCACAATTGACATTTGTTCAATAATTTGATATATTTAAAAAATCAATACACTCTCTCGTCTTTTATAGACTCCATAAATGACGAGCACCATCCGAACCGGAGGTACCATGGTTACTCTTGACCCCAGCGCCAAGAACGAACTTGACGCTTACTTTACCGACAAGGACAAAACCCCCATCCGCATATATCTCGCCCCCGGTGGCTGCAGTGGCCCCCGCCTGGCACTGGCCCTTGACGAGCCCGGAGATGACGACGCGACTCTGGATGTTGGCGGTTACACCTTTACCATGAACAAAGACCTGCATGAGCAGGTTAAGGGCGTTACCATTTCGGTTTCCTGCGGCGGTTTTGCCGTGGTTCCCGAAGTACCGCTGCCCAGCATGGGCGGTGGCGGCTGCAGCGGCTGCGGATCTTCCTCATCCTGCTGCTCATAGCCTTGTCTACAAGACAAGTACCAACGGCCCTTACGGGCCGTTTTTTTATTTCACGCCCAAAAATACCGTTTTGAATCAGGAACAATTACTTAGAATCATCGTGCCTTATCAACGCAAGGTAGTTGTGAAATCTATAACTATGCCCCGTATCCATTGACAATCTCTTGGGGTGTACGTACTTGTACCTCCTACACCCAAGCGGAGGAAAGCAATGTTTACACTGACCGAAAGCGCCCACAAGGAACTTGCGGCGTACTTTGCGGATAAGGAAAAGTCCGGCATTCGCATCTACCTTGCCCCCGGTGGCTGAAGCGGCCCCCGACTGGCATTGGCTCTGGATGAGCCGAACGAAGAAGACACCGTATTTACCGAGAAGGAATTCACCTTCGCCATCAATAGCGCCCTGCTTGCGCAGACCGGCGCCATCAAAATCGACTTGTCCTACATGGGCTTCACTGTCGAATCCGCAAACGCCCTGTCGGGCGGCGGTTCTTCCTGCGGTGGTTGCTCCAGCGCAGGCAGCTGCAGCTAATCGCAGCTTCGACTTTTGAAATACGAAAGCGGCCTTTTACCAAAGGCCGCTTTTCTTCTTATTCAAGTCCCACCATATATTATCGCGGGCAATACTCATTGAGAACATCGTTAACCTTTCGTATTGTCGAAGCATCAACCGCTTTACTAAACAAAATATAACGACTGTTGCCCCCCGGCACATCACGTAACAGAGTAAACCCGAATTCGTCTTCACGCAAACCTGCCTGAGACAAGAGATAATGCACCTCTTCCGGCGCGGCCAATATATAGTCTATCCGCCCTGCTCCAAGCATTTTCGCAAGCTGCACCTGATCGCCAACCAGCACAAACCGCCTCGGAGAATATTCTTTGATACTCTCGTCAACGCTTTCTCCGTATGAAAAACCATCAATAACACCTAGAGTAACATTCCGGTCTTTCAACAAATCACTCAGGTCTATCTCTCCGTCTTTCCCGTTCAAAACCCCTTTTCTGTGAAGTGCCACCAGCGGTTGATCATGATACAGCAGAGAGCTGAACACGCCCCATTGCCGCCGCTCCTCGGTCATGAACCATCCTACCGAAGCTGCATTCAACTGCTCTTCCTTGAGCATTTGGACAATGCGTTTGGCAGGAAGAGAGCGGGTGCGGAACGGTACTCCGGCCTTGGCAAAAACCGCCATGGCCTGCTCGAGAAGAAAACCGGAGGGCTTACCCTCCTTGGATGTATAATAATAAGGAGGTCTCTCCATATAGAGCACGAGCAAAGGCTCTGCACTCATAGCCGGAGTATGCAGCATAAAAAGGAACATCCAGATAAAGCCCACTACACGACGAACAGACATCCCCTTTACCTCCCTGATCGAGCTGTTCGTTTAGATACAGCAAAATTTATGATTCTTCACCTACAGAATCAAAGCACCACCCGCAAAATCTCTATGAGATACCGCAAAAAAAGAACCCCGTACCAAGGCACGGGGTTCATTCAATCAGAAAAAAATATCGCTACTCGTCAACATTTGAAGGGCCGGCAGGCAAACTGCGCGGCATCTGGTTCCCACCGGAAGAAGA
This region of Desulfovibrio subterraneus genomic DNA includes:
- a CDS encoding substrate-binding periplasmic protein, whose amino-acid sequence is MSVRRVVGFIWMFLFMLHTPAMSAEPLLVLYMERPPYYYTSKEGKPSGFLLEQAMAVFAKAGVPFRTRSLPAKRIVQMLKEEQLNAASVGWFMTEERRQWGVFSSLLYHDQPLVALHRKGVLNGKDGEIDLSDLLKDRNVTLGVIDGFSYGESVDESIKEYSPRRFVLVGDQVQLAKMLGAGRIDYILAAPEEVHYLLSQAGLREDEFGFTLLRDVPGGNSRYILFSKAVDASTIRKVNDVLNEYCPR
- a CDS encoding IscA/HesB family protein, whose amino-acid sequence is MVTLDPSAKNELDAYFTDKDKTPIRIYLAPGGCSGPRLALALDEPGDDDATLDVGGYTFTMNKDLHEQVKGVTISVSCGGFAVVPEVPLPSMGGGGCSGCGSSSSCCS
- a CDS encoding IscA/HesB family protein — encoded protein: MFTLTESAHKELAAYFADKEKSGIRIYLAPGGUSGPRLALALDEPNEEDTVFTEKEFTFAINSALLAQTGAIKIDLSYMGFTVESANALSGGGSSCGGCSSAGSCS
- the pyrR gene encoding bifunctional pyr operon transcriptional regulator/uracil phosphoribosyltransferase PyrR gives rise to the protein MSDDVMILSEEEMRRTLERLAYQVLERHGECVDLCLVGIQRRGVDLAARLRAILSERLKCDVPLGALDINLYRDDWTSLESQPMINRTELPGDIDGKIILLVDDVLFTGRTIRAALEGILDFGRPKCVELLVLVDRGHRELPIHADYVGKTMNTARNERVDVLIKERDGKDEVLLRAKG